The Populus trichocarpa isolate Nisqually-1 chromosome 2, P.trichocarpa_v4.1, whole genome shotgun sequence genome has a window encoding:
- the LOC7459551 gene encoding MDIS1-interacting receptor like kinase 2 isoform X2, with protein sequence MSSLHNPSMAASQKLYVALFHVLLLSLFPLKAKSSARTQAEALLQWKSTLSFSPPPLSSWSRSNLNNLCKWTAVSCSSTSRSVSQINLRSLNITGTLAHFNFTPFTDLTRFDIQSNNVNGTIPSAIGSLSKLTHLDLSANLFEGSIPVEISQLTELQYLSLYNNNLNGIIPFQLANLPKVRHLDLGANYLENPDWSKFSMPSLEYLSFFLNELTAEFPHFITNCRNLTFLDLSLNKFTGQIPELVYTNLGKLEALNLYNNSFQGPLSSNISKLSNLKNISLQYNLLSGQIPESIGSISGLQIVELFSNSFQGNIPSSIGHLKHLEKLDLRMNALNSTIPPELGLCTNLTYLALADNQLSGELPLSLSNLSKIADMGLSENSLSGEISPTLISNWTELISLQVQNNLFSGNIPPEIGKLTMLQYLFLYNNTFSGSIPPEIGNLKELLSLDLSGNQLSGPLPPPLWNLTNLQILNLFSNNITGKIPSEVGNLTMLQILDLNTNQLHGELPQTISNITSLTSINLFGNNLSGSIPSDFGKYMPSLAYASFSNNSFSGELPPELCRGLSLQQFTVNENSFTGSLPTCLRNCSKLTRVRLEENRFTGNITNAFGVLPNLVFVALSDNQFIGEISPDWGECKNLTNLQMDGNRISGEIPAELGKLPQLQVLSLGSNELTGRIPAELGNLSKLFMLNLSNNQLTGEVPQSLTSLKGLNSLDLSDNKLTGNISKELGSYEKLSSLDLSHNNLAGEIPFELGNLNSLQYLLDLSSNSLSGAIPQNFAKLSRLETLNVSHNHLSGRIPDSLSSMLSLSSFDFSYNELTGPIPTGSVFKNASARSFVGNSGLCGEGEGLSQCPTTDSKSSKDNKKVLIGVIVPVCGLLVIATIFSVLLCFRKNKLLDEETKIVNNGESSKSVIWERESKFTFGDIVKATDDFNEKYCIGRGGFGSVYKAVLSTGQVVAVKKLNMSDSNDIPATNRQSFENEIKMLTEVRHRNIIKLYGFCSRRGCLYLVYEHVERGSLGKVLYGIEGEVELGWGRRVNTVRGVAHAIAYLHHDCSPPIVHRDISLNNILLETDFEPRLADFGTARLLNTDSSNWTAVAGSYGYMAPELAQTMRVTDKCDVYSFGVVALEVMMGRHPGDLLSSLSSMKPPLSSDPELFLKDVLDPRLEAPTGQVAEEVVFVVTVALACTQTKPEARPTMHFVAQELAARTQAYLAEPLNSITISKLRSFQK encoded by the exons ATGTCCAGCTTGCATAACCCAAGCATGGCAGCTTCTCAAAAGCTTTATGTTGCTCTCTTCCATGTtctccttctttccttgtttccTTTGAAAGCCAAATCATCTGCAAGAACACAAGCTGAAGCTCTCCTCCAATGGAAAAGCACCTTGTCTTTCTCACCTCCTCCTCTTAGTTCATGGTCTCGTTCCAACCTCAACAACCTCTGCAAGTGGACTGCTGTTTCCTGCAGCTCCACCTCTCGATCAGTCTCTCAAATAAACCTCCGCAGCCTAAACATAACTGGAACACTCGCCCATTTCAACTTCACCCCATTTACTGATCTCACCAGGTTTGACATCCAGAGTAACAATGTCAATGGAACGATACCATCAGCCATTGGCAGCCTCTCCAAGCTCACTCACTTGGACCTCAGTGCCAACCTCTTCGAGGGCAGCATACCTGTGGAGATATCTCAGTTGACAGAGCTTCAGTATCTTAGTCTTTACAACAACAATCTCAACGGTATCATCCCCTTTCAACTTGCCAATCTTCCCAAGGTAAGACACTTGGACCTTGGAGCAAACTACCTCGAAAACCCTGACTGGTCCAAGTTTTCCATGCCTTCTTTGGAatatcttagtttttttctcaatgaACTTACTGCAGAATTCCCCCATTTTATAACCAATTGCCGGAACTTGACGTTTCTGGATTTGTCACTCAATAAATTCACAGGCCAAATACCAGAATTGGTCTATACCAATCTGGGAAAGCTTGAGGCCTTGAATCTCTATAACAATTCATTCCAAGGACCATTGTCATCCAACATTTCGAAGCTTTCCAATCTCAAAAACATTAGTCTACAATATAACCTGTTGAGTGGTCAAATTCCCGAAAGCATTGGTTCGATATCTGGTCTTCAAATTGTTGAGTTGTTCAGCAATTCTTTCCAAGGAAATATTCCATCTTCTATAGGCCACCTTAAGCATCTTGAAAAGCTTGATCTCCGGATGAATGCATTGAACTCAACGATCCCTCCTGAGCTTGGTCTTTGCACTAACCTCACCTACTTGGCCTTGGCTGATAATCAGCTAAGTGGGGAATTGCCTTTGTCTTTGTCCAATCTATCTAAAATAGCAGATATGGGTTTATCTGAAAACTCTCTCTCCGGTGAGATCTCACCTACCCTTATATCCAACTGGACTGAATTGATCTCGCTTCAGGttcaaaacaatttgttttctgGAAATATTCCTCCAGAAATTGGGAAATTGACAATGCTTCAATACCTTTTTCTGTATAATAACACATTCTCTGGTTCCATTCCCCCGGAGATAGGAAACTTGAAGGAGTTGCTAAGTCTAGACCTTTCAGGAAACCAGCTTTCAGGCCCCCTTCCTCCACCATTATGGAATCTCACAAATCTTCAAATCCTGAATCTTTTCTCAAATAACATCACCGGTAAAATTCCATCAGAAGTTGGAAATTTGACGATGCTGCAAATTCTTGATCTCAACACCAACCAGCTCCATGGGGAGTTGCCACAGACCATTTCAAATATTACTTCTTTAACTTCCATCAATCTGTTTGGCAATAACCTCTCTGGTAGCATTCCAAGTGATTTTGGGAAGTACATGCCTTCTCTAGCGTATGCTAGCTTTTCAAACAATAGTTTCTCTGGAGAATTGCCGCCTGAATTGTGTAGAGGTCTGAGTCTTCAACAATTTACTGTCAATGAAAACAGTTTTACAGGGTCACTGCCAACCTGCTTGAGGAATTGTTCGAAGCTAACACGAGTTCGGCTTGAAGAGAACCGATTCACTGGAAACATCACTAATGCATTTGGTGTCCTTCCAAATCTTGTTTTTGTTGCCCTCAGTGACAATCAATTTATTGGTGAAATCTCACCAGATTGGGGAGAATGTAAAAACCTCACCAATTTACAGATGGACGGAAACAGAATTTCTGGTGAAATCCCTGCTGAGCTTGGGAAGTTGCCCCAGCTGCAAGTTCTAAGTCTGGGCTCCAATGAACTGACTGGGAGGATTCCTGCTGAACTGGGAAATCTGAGCAAGTTATTCATGCTCAATTTGAGCAACAATCAGTTGACAGGGGAGGTACCTCAGAGTCTAACCAGCTTGAAAGGTCTTAATTCTCTCGACTTATCTGATAACAAGCTGACTGGAAACATATCAAAAGAGCTTGGGAGTTATGAGAAGCTATCAAGCTTGGATTTGAGCCACAACAACCTTGCTGGTGAAATACCTTTTGAACTGGGCAACTTAAACTCGTTGCAGTACTTGTTGGATCTTAGCAGCAACTCACTCTCAGGAGCCATACCTCAAAATTTTGCGAAGCTATCGCGGTTGGAGACTCTGAATGTCTCACATAACCATCTCTCAGGAAGAATCCCAGATTCGCTGTCTTCCATGCTTAGCCTGTCTTCTTTCGATTTCTCATACAATGAGTTGACAGGTCCTATACCAACTGGAAGCGTTTTCAAAAATGCATCCGCAAGATCTTTTGTTGGAAATTCTGGATTGTGCGGTGAAGGAGAAGGACTATCACAATGCCCAACAACAGACAGCAAGTCCTCAAAGGATAACAAAAAGGTTCTTATTGGTGTTATCGTTCCGGTTTGTGGCTTATTAGTAATAGCAACTATCTTTTCTGTTCTGCTATGTTTCCGAAAAAACAAACTGCTTGATGAAGAGACCAAAATAGTCAACAATGGTGAGAGTTCCAAGTCAGTGATATGGGAAAGAGAAAGCAAATTCACATTTGGGGATATTGTCAAGGCCACTGATGACTTCAACGAGAAGTACTGCATTGGAAGAGGAGGATTTGGTAGTGTTTACAAAGCAGTATTATCTACAGGTCAAGTAGTTGCAGTCAAGAAACTCAACATGTCAGACTCCAATGACATCCCAGCAACCAATCGCCAGAGTTTCGAGAATGAGATTAAAATGCTGACAGAAGTTAGGCACCGGAACATCATAAAGCTTTATGGGTTTTGCTCCAGGAGGGGCTGCTTGTACCTGGTTTACGAGCATGTTGAAAGAGGAAGTCTGGGAAAAGTGTTGTATGGGATAGAAGGGGAAGTGGAGCTTGGTTGGGGCAGGAGAGTGAATACAGTGCGAGGAGTTGCTCATGCAATTGCCTACTTGCACCATGACTGTTCTCCGCCCATTGTGCACCGTGACATATCACTGAACAACATTTTGCTAGAGACAGATTTTGAGCCACGTCTTGCGGATTTTGGCACAGCAAGACTCTTGAATACAGATTCCTCCAACTGGACTGCAGTTGCTGGGTCTTATGGCTACATGGCTCCAG AACTGGCACAAACAATGCGGGTCACAGACAAATGCGATGTGTATAGCTTTGGGGTGGTTGCTTTGGAAGTCATGATGGGAAGGCACCCGGGAGACCTCTTATCTTCATTGTCATCAATGAAACCACCTTTGTCAAGCGATCCAGAGTTGTTTCTAAAGGATGTGCTAGACCCGCGGCTCGAAGCTCCCACAGGCCAAGTAGCAGAGGAAGTTGTTTTCGTAGTTACAGTGGCCTTAGCATGCACACAAACCAAGCCAGAGGCACGGCCCACCATGCATTTTGTGGCACAAGAATTAGCAGCAAGAACTCAAGCTTACCTGGCTGAGCCACTGAACTCGATAACTATCAGCAAGTTGAGaagttttcaaaaatag
- the LOC7459551 gene encoding MDIS1-interacting receptor like kinase 2 isoform X6 — protein sequence MSSLHNPSMAASQKLYVALFHVLLLSLFPLKAKSSARTQAEALLQWKSTLSFSPPPLSSWSRSNLNNLCKWTAVSCSSTSRSVSQINLRSLNITGTLAHFNFTPFTDLTRFDIQSNNVNGTIPSAIGSLSKLTHLDLSANLFEGSIPVEISQLTELQYLSLYNNNLNGIIPFQLANLPKVRHLDLGANYLENPDWSKFSMPSLEYLSFFLNELTAEFPHFITNCRNLTFLDLSLNKFTGQIPELVYTNLGKLEALNLYNNSFQGPLSSNISKLSNLKNISLQYNLLSGQIPESIGSISGLQIVELFSNSFQGNIPSSIGHLKHLEKLDLRMNALNSTIPPELGLCTNLTYLALADNQLSGELPLSLSNLSKIADMGLSENSLSGEISPTLISNWTELISLQVQNNLFSGNIPPEIGKLTMLQYLFLYNNTFSGSIPPEIGNLKELLSLDLSGNQLSGPLPPPLWNLTNLQILNLFSNNITGKIPSEVGNLTMLQILDLNTNQLHGELPQTISNITSLTSINLFGNNLSGSIPSDFGKYMPSLAYASFSNNSFSGELPPELCRGLSLQQFTVNENSFTGSLPTCLRNCSKLTRVRLEENRFTGNITNAFGVLPNLVFVALSDNQFIGEISPDWGECKNLTNLQMDGNRISGEIPAELGKLPQLQVLSLGSNELTGRIPAELGNLSKLFMLNLSNNQLTGEVPQSLTSLKGLNSLDLSDNKLTGNISKELGSYEKLSSLDLSHNNLAGEIPFELGNLNSLQYLLDLSSNSLSGAIPQNFAKLSRLETLNVSHNHLSGRIPDSLSSMLSLSSFDFSYNELTGPIPTGSVFKNASARSFVGNSGLCGEGLSQCPTTDSSKTSKVNKKVLIGVIVPVCGLLVIATIFAVLLCFRKTKLLDEETKIVNNGESFKSVIWERESKFTFGDIVKATDDFNEKYCIGRGGFGSVYKAVLSTGQVVAVKKLNMSDSSDIPATNRQSFENEIKMLTEVRHRNIIKLYGFCSRRGCLYLVYEHVERGSLGKVLYGKEGEVELGWGRRVNTVRGVAHAIAYLHRDCSPPIVHRDISLNNILLETDFEPRLADFGTARLLNTGSSNWTAVAGSYGYMAPELAQTMRVTDKCDVYSFGVVALEVMMGRHPGDLLSSLSSIKPSLSSDPELFLKDVLDPRLEAPTGQAAEEVVFVVTVALACTQTKPEARPTMHFVARELSARTQAYLAEPLDSITISKLRSFQK from the exons ATGTCCAGCTTGCATAACCCAAGCATGGCAGCTTCTCAAAAGCTTTATGTTGCTCTCTTCCATGTtctccttctttccttgtttccTTTGAAAGCCAAATCATCTGCAAGAACACAAGCTGAAGCTCTCCTCCAATGGAAAAGCACCTTGTCTTTCTCACCTCCTCCTCTTAGTTCATGGTCTCGTTCCAACCTCAACAACCTCTGCAAGTGGACTGCTGTTTCCTGCAGCTCCACCTCTCGATCAGTCTCTCAAATAAACCTCCGCAGCCTAAACATAACTGGAACACTCGCCCATTTCAACTTCACCCCATTTACTGATCTCACCAGGTTTGACATCCAGAGTAACAATGTCAATGGAACGATACCATCAGCCATTGGCAGCCTCTCCAAGCTCACTCACTTGGACCTCAGTGCCAACCTCTTCGAGGGCAGCATACCTGTGGAGATATCTCAGTTGACAGAGCTTCAGTATCTTAGTCTTTACAACAACAATCTCAACGGTATCATCCCCTTTCAACTTGCCAATCTTCCCAAGGTAAGACACTTGGACCTTGGAGCAAACTACCTCGAAAACCCTGACTGGTCCAAGTTTTCCATGCCTTCTTTGGAatatcttagtttttttctcaatgaACTTACTGCAGAATTCCCCCATTTTATAACCAATTGCCGGAACTTGACGTTTCTGGATTTGTCACTCAATAAATTCACAGGCCAAATACCAGAATTGGTCTATACCAATCTGGGAAAGCTTGAGGCCTTGAATCTCTATAACAATTCATTCCAAGGACCATTGTCATCCAACATTTCGAAGCTTTCCAATCTCAAAAACATTAGTCTACAATATAACCTGTTGAGTGGTCAAATTCCCGAAAGCATTGGTTCGATATCTGGTCTTCAAATTGTTGAGTTGTTCAGCAATTCTTTCCAAGGAAATATTCCATCTTCTATAGGCCACCTTAAGCATCTTGAAAAGCTTGATCTCCGGATGAATGCATTGAACTCAACGATCCCTCCTGAGCTTGGTCTTTGCACTAACCTCACCTACTTGGCCTTGGCTGATAATCAGCTAAGTGGGGAATTGCCTTTGTCTTTGTCCAATCTATCTAAAATAGCAGATATGGGTTTATCTGAAAACTCTCTCTCCGGTGAGATCTCACCTACCCTTATATCCAACTGGACTGAATTGATCTCGCTTCAGGttcaaaacaatttgttttctgGAAATATTCCTCCAGAAATTGGGAAATTGACAATGCTTCAATACCTTTTTCTGTATAATAACACATTCTCTGGTTCCATTCCCCCGGAGATAGGAAACTTGAAGGAGTTGCTAAGTCTAGACCTTTCAGGAAACCAGCTTTCAGGCCCCCTTCCTCCACCATTATGGAATCTCACAAATCTTCAAATCCTGAATCTTTTCTCAAATAACATCACCGGTAAAATTCCATCAGAAGTTGGAAATTTGACGATGCTGCAAATTCTTGATCTCAACACCAACCAGCTCCATGGGGAGTTGCCACAGACCATTTCAAATATTACTTCTTTAACTTCCATCAATCTGTTTGGCAATAACCTCTCTGGTAGCATTCCAAGTGATTTTGGGAAGTACATGCCTTCTCTAGCGTATGCTAGCTTTTCAAACAATAGTTTCTCTGGAGAATTGCCGCCTGAATTGTGTAGAGGTCTGAGTCTTCAACAATTTACTGTCAATGAAAACAGTTTTACAGGGTCACTGCCAACCTGCTTGAGGAATTGTTCGAAGCTAACACGAGTTCGGCTTGAAGAGAACCGATTCACTGGAAACATCACTAATGCATTTGGTGTCCTTCCAAATCTTGTTTTTGTTGCCCTCAGTGACAATCAATTTATTGGTGAAATCTCACCAGATTGGGGAGAATGTAAAAACCTCACCAATTTACAGATGGACGGAAACAGAATTTCTGGTGAAATCCCTGCTGAGCTTGGGAAGTTGCCCCAGCTGCAAGTTCTAAGTCTGGGCTCCAATGAACTGACTGGGAGGATTCCTGCTGAACTGGGAAATCTGAGCAAGTTATTCATGCTCAATTTGAGCAACAATCAGTTGACAGGGGAGGTACCTCAGAGTCTAACCAGCTTGAAAGGTCTTAATTCTCTCGACTTATCTGATAACAAGCTGACTGGAAACATATCAAAAGAGCTTGGGAGTTATGAGAAGCTATCAAGCTTGGATTTGAGCCACAACAACCTTGCTGGTGAAATACCTTTTGAACTGGGCAACTTAAACTCGTTGCAGTACTTGTTGGATCTTAGCAGCAACTCACTCTCAGGAGCCATACCTCAAAATTTTGCGAAGCTATCGCGGTTGGAGACTCTGAATGTCTCACATAACCATCTCTCAGGAAGAATCCCAGATTCGCTGTCTTCCATGCTTAGCCTGTCTTCTTTCGATTTCTCATACAATGAGTTGACAGGTCCTATACCAACTGGAAGCGTTTTCAAAAATGCATCCGCAAGATCTTTTGTTGGAAATTCTGGATTGTGCG GAGAAGGACTATCACAATGTCCAACAACAGACAGTAGCAAGACCTCGAAGGTTAACAAAAAGGTTCTTATTGGTGTTATCGTTCCGGTTTGTGGCTTATTAGTAATAGCAACTATCTTTGCTGTTCTGCTATGTTTCCGAAAAACCAAACTGCTTGATGAAGAGACCAAAATAGTCAACAATGGTGAGAGTTTCAAGTCAGTGATATGGGAAAGAGAAAGCAAATTCACATTTGGGGATATTGTCAAGGCCACTGATGACTTCAACGAGAAGTACTGCATTGGAAGAGGAGGATTTGGTAGTGTTTACAAAGCAGTATTGTCTACAGGTCAAGTAGTTGCAGTCAAGAAACTCAACATGTCAGACTCCAGTGACATCCCAGCAACCAATCGCCAGAGTTTCGAGAATGAGATTAAAATGCTGACAGAAGTTAGGCACCGGAACATCATAAAGCTTTATGGGTTTTGCTCCAGGAGGGGCTGCTTGTACCTGGTTTACGAGCATGTTGAAAGAGGAAGTCTGGGAAAAGTGTTGTATGGGAAAGAGGGGGAAGTGGAGCTTGGTTGGGGCAGGAGAGTGAATACAGTGCGAGGAGTAGCTCATGCAATTGCCTACTTGCACCGTGACTGTTCTCCGCCCATTGTGCACCGTGACATATCACTGAACAACATTTTGCTCGAGACAGATTTTGAGCCACGTCTTGCGGATTTTGGCACAGCAAGACTCTTGAATACAGGTTCCTCCAACTGGACTGCAGTTGCTGGGTCTTATGGCTACATGGCTCCAG AACTGGCACAAACAATGCGGGTCACAGACAAATGCGATGTGTATAGCTTTGGGGTGGTGGCTTTGGAAGTCATGATGGGAAGGCACCCGGGAGACCTCTTATCCTCATTATCATCAATCAAACCATCATTGTCAAGCGATCCAGAGTTGTTTCTAAAGGATGTGCTAGACCCGCGGCTCGAAGCTCCCACAGGCCAAGCAGCAGAGGAAGTTGTTTTCGTAGTTACAGTGGCCTTAGCATGCACACAAACCAAGCCAGAGGCACGGCCCACCATGCATTTTGTGGCACGAGAATTATCAGCAAGAACTCAAGCTTACCTGGCTGAGCCACTGGACTCGATAACTATCAGCAAGTTGAGaagttttcaaaaatag
- the LOC7459551 gene encoding MDIS1-interacting receptor like kinase 2 isoform X3: MSSLHNPSMAASQKLYVALFHVLLLSLFPLKAKSSARTQAEALLQWKSTLSFSPPPLSSWSRSNLNNLCKWTAVSCSSTSRSVSQINLRSLNITGTLAHFNFTPFTDLTRFDIQSNNVNGTIPSAIGSLSKLTHLDLSANLFEGSIPVEISQLTELQYLSLYNNNLNGIIPFQLANLPKVRHLDLGANYLENPDWSKFSMPSLEYLSFFLNELTAEFPHFITNCRNLTFLDLSLNKFTGQIPELVYTNLGKLEALNLYNNSFQGPLSSNISKLSNLKNISLQYNLLSGQIPESIGSISGLQIVELFSNSFQGNIPSSIGHLKHLEKLDLRMNALNSTIPPELGLCTNLTYLALADNQLSGELPLSLSNLSKIADMGLSENSLSGEISPTLISNWTELISLQVQNNLFSGNIPPEIGKLTMLQYLFLYNNTFSGSIPPEIGNLKELLSLDLSGNQLSGPLPPPLWNLTNLQILNLFSNNITGKIPSEVGNLTMLQILDLNTNQLHGELPQTISNITSLTSINLFGNNLSGSIPSDFGKYMPSLAYASFSNNSFSGELPPELCRGLSLQQFTVNENSFTGSLPTCLRNCSKLTRVRLEENRFTGNITNAFGVLPNLVFVALSDNQFIGEISPDWGECKNLTNLQMDGNRISGEIPAELGKLPQLQVLSLGSNELTGRIPAELGNLSKLFMLNLSNNQLTGEVPQSLTSLKGLNSLDLSDNKLTGNISKELGSYEKLSSLDLSHNNLAGEIPFELGNLNSLQYLLDLSSNSLSGAIPQNFAKLSRLETLNVSHNHLSGRIPDSLSSMLSLSSFDFSYNELTGPIPTGSVFKNASARSFVGNSGLCGEGEGLSQCPTTDSKSSKDNKKVLIGVIVPVCGLLVIATIFSVLLCFRKNKLLDEETKIVNNGESSKSVIWERESKFTFGDIVKATDDFNEKYCIGRGGFGSVYKAVLSTGQVVAVKKLNMSDSNDIPATNRQSFENEIKMLTEVRHRNIIKLYGFCSRRGCLYLVYEHVERGSLGKVLYGIEGEVELGWGRRVNTVRGVAHAIAYLHHDCSPPIVHRDISLNNILLETDFEPRLADFGTARLLNTDSSNWTAVAGSYGYMAPELAQTMRVTDKCDVYSFGVVALEVMMGRHPGDLLSSLSSIKPSLSSDPELFLKDVLDPRLEAPTGQAAEEVVFVVTVALACTQTKPEARPTMHFVARELSARTQAYLAEPLDSITISKLRSFQK, encoded by the exons ATGTCCAGCTTGCATAACCCAAGCATGGCAGCTTCTCAAAAGCTTTATGTTGCTCTCTTCCATGTtctccttctttccttgtttccTTTGAAAGCCAAATCATCTGCAAGAACACAAGCTGAAGCTCTCCTCCAATGGAAAAGCACCTTGTCTTTCTCACCTCCTCCTCTTAGTTCATGGTCTCGTTCCAACCTCAACAACCTCTGCAAGTGGACTGCTGTTTCCTGCAGCTCCACCTCTCGATCAGTCTCTCAAATAAACCTCCGCAGCCTAAACATAACTGGAACACTCGCCCATTTCAACTTCACCCCATTTACTGATCTCACCAGGTTTGACATCCAGAGTAACAATGTCAATGGAACGATACCATCAGCCATTGGCAGCCTCTCCAAGCTCACTCACTTGGACCTCAGTGCCAACCTCTTCGAGGGCAGCATACCTGTGGAGATATCTCAGTTGACAGAGCTTCAGTATCTTAGTCTTTACAACAACAATCTCAACGGTATCATCCCCTTTCAACTTGCCAATCTTCCCAAGGTAAGACACTTGGACCTTGGAGCAAACTACCTCGAAAACCCTGACTGGTCCAAGTTTTCCATGCCTTCTTTGGAatatcttagtttttttctcaatgaACTTACTGCAGAATTCCCCCATTTTATAACCAATTGCCGGAACTTGACGTTTCTGGATTTGTCACTCAATAAATTCACAGGCCAAATACCAGAATTGGTCTATACCAATCTGGGAAAGCTTGAGGCCTTGAATCTCTATAACAATTCATTCCAAGGACCATTGTCATCCAACATTTCGAAGCTTTCCAATCTCAAAAACATTAGTCTACAATATAACCTGTTGAGTGGTCAAATTCCCGAAAGCATTGGTTCGATATCTGGTCTTCAAATTGTTGAGTTGTTCAGCAATTCTTTCCAAGGAAATATTCCATCTTCTATAGGCCACCTTAAGCATCTTGAAAAGCTTGATCTCCGGATGAATGCATTGAACTCAACGATCCCTCCTGAGCTTGGTCTTTGCACTAACCTCACCTACTTGGCCTTGGCTGATAATCAGCTAAGTGGGGAATTGCCTTTGTCTTTGTCCAATCTATCTAAAATAGCAGATATGGGTTTATCTGAAAACTCTCTCTCCGGTGAGATCTCACCTACCCTTATATCCAACTGGACTGAATTGATCTCGCTTCAGGttcaaaacaatttgttttctgGAAATATTCCTCCAGAAATTGGGAAATTGACAATGCTTCAATACCTTTTTCTGTATAATAACACATTCTCTGGTTCCATTCCCCCGGAGATAGGAAACTTGAAGGAGTTGCTAAGTCTAGACCTTTCAGGAAACCAGCTTTCAGGCCCCCTTCCTCCACCATTATGGAATCTCACAAATCTTCAAATCCTGAATCTTTTCTCAAATAACATCACCGGTAAAATTCCATCAGAAGTTGGAAATTTGACGATGCTGCAAATTCTTGATCTCAACACCAACCAGCTCCATGGGGAGTTGCCACAGACCATTTCAAATATTACTTCTTTAACTTCCATCAATCTGTTTGGCAATAACCTCTCTGGTAGCATTCCAAGTGATTTTGGGAAGTACATGCCTTCTCTAGCGTATGCTAGCTTTTCAAACAATAGTTTCTCTGGAGAATTGCCGCCTGAATTGTGTAGAGGTCTGAGTCTTCAACAATTTACTGTCAATGAAAACAGTTTTACAGGGTCACTGCCAACCTGCTTGAGGAATTGTTCGAAGCTAACACGAGTTCGGCTTGAAGAGAACCGATTCACTGGAAACATCACTAATGCATTTGGTGTCCTTCCAAATCTTGTTTTTGTTGCCCTCAGTGACAATCAATTTATTGGTGAAATCTCACCAGATTGGGGAGAATGTAAAAACCTCACCAATTTACAGATGGACGGAAACAGAATTTCTGGTGAAATCCCTGCTGAGCTTGGGAAGTTGCCCCAGCTGCAAGTTCTAAGTCTGGGCTCCAATGAACTGACTGGGAGGATTCCTGCTGAACTGGGAAATCTGAGCAAGTTATTCATGCTCAATTTGAGCAACAATCAGTTGACAGGGGAGGTACCTCAGAGTCTAACCAGCTTGAAAGGTCTTAATTCTCTCGACTTATCTGATAACAAGCTGACTGGAAACATATCAAAAGAGCTTGGGAGTTATGAGAAGCTATCAAGCTTGGATTTGAGCCACAACAACCTTGCTGGTGAAATACCTTTTGAACTGGGCAACTTAAACTCGTTGCAGTACTTGTTGGATCTTAGCAGCAACTCACTCTCAGGAGCCATACCTCAAAATTTTGCGAAGCTATCGCGGTTGGAGACTCTGAATGTCTCACATAACCATCTCTCAGGAAGAATCCCAGATTCGCTGTCTTCCATGCTTAGCCTGTCTTCTTTCGATTTCTCATACAATGAGTTGACAGGTCCTATACCAACTGGAAGCGTTTTCAAAAATGCATCCGCAAGATCTTTTGTTGGAAATTCTGGATTGTGCGGTGAAGGAGAAGGACTATCACAATGCCCAACAACAGACAGCAAGTCCTCAAAGGATAACAAAAAGGTTCTTATTGGTGTTATCGTTCCGGTTTGTGGCTTATTAGTAATAGCAACTATCTTTTCTGTTCTGCTATGTTTCCGAAAAAACAAACTGCTTGATGAAGAGACCAAAATAGTCAACAATGGTGAGAGTTCCAAGTCAGTGATATGGGAAAGAGAAAGCAAATTCACATTTGGGGATATTGTCAAGGCCACTGATGACTTCAACGAGAAGTACTGCATTGGAAGAGGAGGATTTGGTAGTGTTTACAAAGCAGTATTATCTACAGGTCAAGTAGTTGCAGTCAAGAAACTCAACATGTCAGACTCCAATGACATCCCAGCAACCAATCGCCAGAGTTTCGAGAATGAGATTAAAATGCTGACAGAAGTTAGGCACCGGAACATCATAAAGCTTTATGGGTTTTGCTCCAGGAGGGGCTGCTTGTACCTGGTTTACGAGCATGTTGAAAGAGGAAGTCTGGGAAAAGTGTTGTATGGGATAGAAGGGGAAGTGGAGCTTGGTTGGGGCAGGAGAGTGAATACAGTGCGAGGAGTTGCTCATGCAATTGCCTACTTGCACCATGACTGTTCTCCGCCCATTGTGCACCGTGACATATCACTGAACAACATTTTGCTAGAGACAGATTTTGAGCCACGTCTTGCGGATTTTGGCACAGCAAGACTCTTGAATACAGATTCCTCCAACTGGACTGCAGTTGCTGGGTCTTATGGCTACATGGCTCCAG AACTGGCACAAACAATGCGGGTCACAGACAAATGCGATGTGTATAGCTTTGGGGTGGTGGCTTTGGAAGTCATGATGGGAAGGCACCCGGGAGACCTCTTATCCTCATTATCATCAATCAAACCATCATTGTCAAGCGATCCAGAGTTGTTTCTAAAGGATGTGCTAGACCCGCGGCTCGAAGCTCCCACAGGCCAAGCAGCAGAGGAAGTTGTTTTCGTAGTTACAGTGGCCTTAGCATGCACACAAACCAAGCCAGAGGCACGGCCCACCATGCATTTTGTGGCACGAGAATTATCAGCAAGAACTCAAGCTTACCTGGCTGAGCCACTGGACTCGATAACTATCAGCAAGTTGAGaagttttcaaaaatag